One window from the genome of Sphaerotilus microaerophilus encodes:
- a CDS encoding putative bifunctional diguanylate cyclase/phosphodiesterase yields MTLPPDLLIVDDTPQNIDVLSECLAGLQARIRAATTGEKALELAHRQPPDLILLDVMMPGIDGFETCRRLKADPATAEVPVIFVTARHDDVAEGFRAGGVDYLTKPIQPDEVRVRVHHQLERRALLRELQALNRQLEDKVRERTAELTLANHQLRQEVNERRYMQDRLNYLATHDFVTRLYNRNALDAHVSELLARVQRERVQAVFLLIDVDQFRLVNESCGCIAGDELLRSLADCLAGALGPRDFFARLGGDKFGIVSEEQLAEQSLALARRLHAHLAPFRFEWEQRSFSLSATIGVVPLDEDIVSFEQLMLRADETVYLAKQEGHGCSRLWRTHGLGVEDHRESINWPLVLLDALKQQHFQVHVQRLQRLQPPAPGQPGQGLRLETLLRLWDPQRQQMVLPGAFIPPAERFHVVQELDRWMLREVLRFLGHHRDLHGLIEQINLNLSAVTLREPGLAEEVLALLDTHAVPPRILCFELTETEAIVNVAVARGFMRTLSDRGCRFVLDDFGSGFASFAYLRELPFDAIKIDGQFVRDMDRDSTHATLVRSMVDMAHQLGKPVVAEWVENQDVADLLAAQGVEWAQGFHFHRPEPVTAERIRQWHG; encoded by the coding sequence ATGACCTTGCCGCCCGACCTGCTCATCGTCGACGACACGCCGCAGAACATCGACGTGCTCAGCGAGTGCCTGGCCGGGCTGCAGGCGCGCATCCGCGCGGCCACCACGGGCGAGAAGGCGCTGGAGCTGGCGCACCGCCAGCCGCCCGACCTGATCCTGCTCGACGTGATGATGCCGGGCATCGACGGCTTCGAGACCTGCCGCCGCCTGAAGGCGGATCCCGCCACCGCCGAGGTACCGGTGATCTTCGTCACCGCCCGGCACGACGACGTCGCCGAGGGCTTCCGCGCCGGCGGCGTGGACTACCTCACCAAGCCGATCCAACCCGACGAGGTGCGCGTGCGGGTCCACCACCAGCTGGAGCGCCGCGCCCTGCTGCGCGAGCTGCAGGCGCTCAACCGCCAGCTGGAGGACAAGGTGCGCGAGCGCACCGCCGAGCTCACGCTCGCCAACCACCAGCTTCGCCAGGAGGTCAACGAGCGCCGCTACATGCAGGACCGCCTGAACTACCTGGCCACGCACGACTTCGTGACCCGGCTCTACAACCGCAATGCGCTGGACGCCCACGTCAGCGAGCTGCTCGCGCGCGTGCAGCGCGAGCGGGTGCAGGCGGTGTTCCTGCTCATCGACGTCGACCAGTTCCGCCTCGTCAACGAGAGCTGCGGCTGCATCGCCGGCGACGAGCTGCTGCGCAGCCTGGCCGACTGCCTGGCCGGCGCGCTCGGGCCGCGCGATTTCTTCGCCCGCCTGGGCGGCGACAAGTTCGGCATCGTCAGCGAGGAGCAGCTGGCCGAGCAGAGCCTGGCGCTGGCTCGCCGCCTGCACGCCCACCTGGCGCCGTTCCGCTTCGAATGGGAGCAGCGCAGCTTCAGCCTCAGCGCCACCATCGGCGTGGTGCCGCTGGACGAGGACATCGTCTCCTTCGAGCAGCTCATGCTGCGCGCCGACGAGACCGTCTACCTCGCCAAGCAGGAGGGCCACGGCTGCAGCCGCCTGTGGCGCACCCATGGCCTGGGCGTGGAGGACCACCGCGAGTCGATCAACTGGCCGCTGGTGTTGCTGGACGCCCTCAAGCAGCAGCATTTCCAGGTCCATGTGCAACGGCTGCAACGGTTGCAGCCGCCGGCCCCCGGCCAGCCGGGCCAGGGCCTGCGGCTGGAAACCCTGCTGCGACTGTGGGACCCGCAGCGCCAGCAGATGGTGCTGCCCGGCGCCTTCATCCCGCCGGCCGAGCGCTTCCACGTCGTGCAGGAGCTGGACCGCTGGATGCTGCGCGAGGTGCTGCGCTTTCTCGGCCACCACCGTGACCTGCATGGCCTCATCGAGCAGATCAACCTCAACCTCTCGGCCGTCACCCTGCGTGAGCCCGGCCTGGCCGAGGAAGTGCTGGCCCTGCTCGACACCCACGCGGTGCCGCCCCGCATCCTGTGCTTCGAGCTCACCGAGACCGAGGCCATCGTCAACGTCGCGGTGGCGCGTGGGTTCATGCGCACCCTCAGCGATCGGGGCTGCCGCTTCGTGCTGGATGACTTCGGCAGCGGCTTCGCCTCCTTCGCCTACCTGCGCGAGCTGCCCTTCGACGCCATCAAGATCGACGGCCAGTTCGTGCGCGACATGGACCGCGACTCCACCCACGCCACCCTGGTGCGCTCGATGGTCGACATGGCCCACCAGCTCGGCAAGCCGGTGGTGGCCGAGTGGGTCGAGAACCAGGACGTGGCCGACCTGCTGGCCGCCCAGGGCGTCGAGTGGGCCCAGGGCTTCCACTTCCACCGGCCCGAGCCGGTCACCGCCGAGCGCATCCGCCAGTGGCACGGCTGA
- a CDS encoding ATP-binding protein has protein sequence MTDPFKVMQGPSTVRWVLLNLLLALAYYLAARAGMATSIGPSSVTAIWPPSGLALGALLLWSWRALPGLFAGAFLLNWLGFLWPALGSHTPALLGALLLSISSMAQAGLAAGLLHGLPERLEEAPTQQTLWFTLCVALSCLVAPTLGSAYLQWAGLLPAEDLTYSWLVWWTGDCAGMLVVTPLLLVWLHGAIRRDPIASLTFPIVSIGLGLTLITTAIVGYLERDSRISQFRAQSRELAAALQHELDFTQRDLEVLAALHQRTQVSLEEFRRLASSMHERSPWQHNLSWLPRLDGGGEPRFGRLWTVPLEGLDTVGQRQEADDPLVLPALASAAQHGRISATGLLTGLDGQWLTLRLYGPVVDAATAQPTQPATPHEPARVRGLVSVTLDLATLLRSGDMAAQHRLLNLQWTEEPADSITQSASPTTIVGIQTQGGHVSGLTVSERWSAQRVEERLLLRVADHNWRLVTRPQGMDRWITPSMLQVGVFGSGLAFTALLAGISVLRRRRDLDQAGEHERLTREVAERTQALSDSNARLNAELRERGLLDAALREARERAEAANQAKSMFLANMSHEIRTPLNAVIGYAQLLREDTRLPEQARERILAIDGAGRRLLQLINDVLDLSKIEAGNLSLNPEAFELGRELQDLARLMRQRAESKGLQLDLLLELPQPCWVQADRQKLGQVLLNLLGNAIKFTPQGRVRLRAGLGKAGWVAEIEDSGPGLTREEQAELFEPFRQGASGRAQGGTGLGLALSRRLADAMGGTLTLDSTPGQGTRVRLTLPLVHIEAPADAASPQAPRLRLLPREGTPACRLLVVEDDPASRDILVQTLTALGAQVLQAGQGEEALAQMERLAQAEQQPVDLVFTDIRMPVLDGLGLLRQIRQRWGHALPVVAVSASSLEHERRFYVGEGFQDFVGKPYDLQEIYRLLQHHLPGRWVEAEAAPAEAGAAVPGAAVPAFRSPDLTATLQRLAAAAREGDVAAVRQAMQALQALQAAQPPATAGLDSDTAQRLAQAVRHYDFDTLAALVDQCLAAPVPGAVP, from the coding sequence ATGACGGACCCGTTCAAAGTCATGCAAGGGCCGAGCACGGTCCGCTGGGTTCTGCTCAATCTGCTGCTGGCGCTGGCCTACTATCTGGCGGCCCGGGCCGGCATGGCGACGTCCATCGGGCCGTCGAGCGTCACCGCGATCTGGCCGCCCTCCGGGCTGGCGCTGGGAGCCCTGCTGCTCTGGTCCTGGCGGGCGCTGCCTGGGCTCTTTGCCGGGGCGTTCCTGCTGAACTGGCTGGGTTTCCTGTGGCCCGCATTGGGCTCACACACGCCTGCCCTGCTGGGTGCGCTGCTGCTTTCGATCTCCTCGATGGCGCAGGCCGGTCTCGCAGCCGGGTTGCTGCATGGGCTGCCCGAGCGGTTGGAGGAGGCGCCAACGCAGCAGACACTGTGGTTCACGTTGTGCGTCGCCTTGAGCTGCCTGGTGGCGCCTACGCTGGGCAGCGCCTACCTGCAGTGGGCAGGCCTGCTGCCTGCGGAGGACCTGACCTACAGCTGGCTGGTGTGGTGGACGGGGGACTGTGCCGGCATGCTGGTGGTGACGCCGCTGCTGCTGGTGTGGCTGCACGGCGCCATCCGCCGCGACCCGATCGCCAGCCTGACGTTCCCGATCGTGAGCATCGGGCTCGGGCTCACGCTGATCACCACGGCCATCGTCGGCTACCTGGAGCGCGACTCGCGCATCAGCCAGTTCCGCGCCCAGAGCCGGGAGCTGGCGGCGGCGCTGCAGCACGAGCTGGACTTCACGCAGCGTGACCTGGAGGTGCTGGCCGCGCTGCACCAGCGCACGCAGGTCTCGCTGGAGGAGTTCCGCCGGCTCGCCAGTTCGATGCATGAGCGCAGCCCCTGGCAGCACAACCTGAGCTGGCTGCCGCGGCTCGATGGCGGCGGCGAACCACGCTTCGGGCGGCTGTGGACGGTGCCGCTGGAGGGGCTGGACACGGTCGGCCAGCGGCAGGAGGCGGACGATCCGCTGGTGCTGCCGGCGTTGGCTTCGGCCGCGCAGCACGGGCGCATCAGTGCCACCGGCCTGCTCACCGGGCTGGACGGGCAGTGGCTGACGCTGCGGCTGTACGGACCGGTGGTCGATGCAGCCACGGCCCAGCCGACACAGCCTGCCACGCCGCACGAGCCGGCTCGGGTGCGTGGCCTCGTGTCCGTGACACTGGATCTCGCCACCCTGCTTCGCAGTGGCGACATGGCCGCGCAGCACCGCTTGCTGAACCTGCAATGGACCGAGGAGCCGGCCGACAGCATCACGCAGAGCGCGTCGCCAACGACGATCGTGGGCATCCAGACCCAGGGCGGGCATGTCAGCGGCCTGACGGTGTCGGAGCGCTGGTCGGCACAGCGGGTCGAGGAGCGCCTGCTGCTCCGGGTGGCCGATCACAACTGGCGCCTGGTGACCCGCCCGCAGGGCATGGACCGGTGGATCACGCCCAGCATGTTGCAGGTGGGCGTGTTCGGCAGCGGCCTGGCCTTCACGGCCCTGCTGGCCGGTATCTCGGTGCTGCGCCGCCGCCGCGACCTGGACCAGGCCGGCGAGCACGAGCGCCTGACCCGCGAGGTGGCCGAACGCACCCAGGCGCTGTCGGACAGCAATGCGCGCCTGAACGCGGAACTGCGTGAGCGCGGGCTGCTCGACGCCGCGCTGCGCGAGGCACGCGAACGGGCCGAGGCGGCCAACCAGGCCAAATCGATGTTCCTGGCCAACATGAGCCACGAGATCCGCACGCCACTGAACGCGGTCATCGGCTATGCGCAGCTGCTGCGCGAGGACACCCGGCTGCCCGAGCAGGCGCGCGAGCGCATCCTGGCCATCGATGGTGCCGGGCGCCGCCTGCTGCAGCTGATCAACGACGTGCTGGACCTGTCCAAGATCGAGGCGGGCAATCTCAGTCTGAACCCCGAGGCCTTCGAGCTCGGGCGTGAGCTGCAGGACCTGGCGCGCCTGATGCGCCAGCGCGCCGAGTCCAAGGGGCTGCAGCTGGACCTGCTGCTGGAACTGCCCCAGCCCTGCTGGGTACAGGCCGACCGCCAGAAGCTCGGCCAGGTGCTGCTGAACCTGCTGGGCAATGCCATCAAGTTCACGCCGCAAGGCCGGGTGCGGCTGCGCGCCGGCCTCGGCAAGGCGGGTTGGGTGGCCGAGATCGAGGACAGCGGGCCCGGCCTGACGCGCGAGGAGCAGGCCGAGCTCTTCGAGCCCTTCCGCCAGGGCGCCTCCGGGCGGGCCCAGGGTGGCACCGGCCTGGGGCTGGCGCTGTCGCGCCGCCTGGCCGACGCCATGGGGGGCACGCTGACGCTGGACAGCACGCCCGGCCAGGGCACCCGGGTGCGCCTGACGCTGCCGCTGGTGCACATCGAGGCGCCCGCGGATGCCGCGTCCCCCCAGGCACCGCGCCTGCGCCTGCTGCCGCGCGAGGGCACGCCCGCCTGCCGCCTGCTGGTGGTGGAGGACGACCCCGCCAGCCGCGACATCCTCGTGCAGACCCTCACGGCGCTGGGGGCCCAGGTGCTGCAGGCCGGCCAGGGCGAGGAGGCGCTGGCACAGATGGAACGGCTGGCGCAGGCAGAGCAACAGCCGGTCGACCTGGTGTTCACCGACATCCGCATGCCGGTGCTCGACGGGCTGGGCCTGCTGCGCCAGATCCGCCAGCGCTGGGGCCATGCGCTGCCGGTGGTGGCGGTGTCGGCCTCCAGCCTGGAGCACGAGCGGCGCTTCTACGTCGGCGAGGGCTTCCAGGACTTCGTCGGCAAGCCGTACGACCTGCAGGAGATCTACCGCCTGCTGCAGCACCACCTGCCCGGGCGCTGGGTGGAGGCCGAGGCCGCCCCCGCCGAGGCCGGGGCGGCAGTCCCCGGTGCTGCGGTACCCGCGTTCCGCTCGCCCGACCTGACCGCGACCCTGCAGCGACTCGCCGCCGCCGCCCGCGAGGGCGACGTGGCCGCGGTGCGCCAGGCGATGCAGGCCCTGCAAGCGCTGCAGGCCGCCCAGCCCCCGGCGACGGCCGGCCTGGACAGTGACACCGCACAGCGCCTGGCGCAGGCGGTGCGGCACTACGATTTCGACACCCTGGCAGCGCTGGTCGACCAGTGCCTTGCCGCCCCCGTCCCTGGAGCCGTGCCATGA
- a CDS encoding thioredoxin family protein produces the protein MSTDGSPIARHPLPRITRRRIHRRRWLQLAAAGPFALWGTRAAAGLPAAYEAVVVEPRIGTPGPNGQPAPWEFDLRGAQQRARREGRHLYVYLGAGDCPYCRRYEAFLAAHAAELLPHFRAQYLLVDLRSQLSVLERQLVLRTEGAHGPYAEFQRAIGDQRARLLVYPSVWLLDAKTGLPLMQMPAGAGTFQTVPEQLEILRLEQ, from the coding sequence GTGAGCACCGACGGGTCACCCATCGCGCGGCACCCCCTGCCGCGCATCACCCGTCGGCGCATCCACCGCCGACGCTGGCTGCAGCTCGCCGCGGCCGGGCCGTTTGCGCTCTGGGGCACCCGGGCCGCTGCCGGCCTGCCCGCCGCCTACGAGGCCGTGGTGGTGGAGCCACGCATCGGTACGCCCGGCCCCAACGGCCAACCGGCGCCCTGGGAGTTCGACCTGCGCGGCGCCCAGCAGCGCGCGCGCCGCGAGGGCCGGCACCTGTACGTCTACCTCGGCGCCGGCGACTGCCCCTACTGCCGCCGCTACGAGGCCTTCCTGGCCGCGCACGCGGCCGAGCTGCTGCCGCACTTTCGCGCCCAGTACCTGCTGGTCGACCTGCGCAGCCAGCTCAGCGTGCTGGAGCGCCAGCTGGTGCTGCGCACCGAGGGTGCCCACGGCCCCTATGCCGAGTTCCAGCGCGCCATCGGCGACCAGCGCGCCCGCCTGCTGGTCTACCCCAGCGTGTGGCTGCTCGATGCCAAGACCGGCCTGCCCCTGATGCAGATGCCGGCGGGTGCCGGCACCTTCCAGACCGTGCCCGAGCAGCTGGAGATCCTGCGGCTGGAGCAGTGA
- a CDS encoding ABC transporter substrate-binding protein: protein MMRRRVAQGMVAGLLGLAAGAAQAVTLTLSCGTVGRDFEFCKAAAQAWAARTGHTVRFFTTPQSSTDLLALLRQILSARSPDLDVITIDVVWPGLVKAHLQDLRPYSGGAEQAHFASQLAIDRDGNRLLAMPWYADAGLLYYRRDLLEKYDEQPPATWEALAATAARIQDAERRAGRPGMQGWLFQGRAYEGLTCNLLEWVASHGGGRIVEDDGRVSVHNPRAQQALRMAASWVGRISPAGVLNHAEEDSRRLFQNGNALFMRNWPYAWALLQAPGSAVAGKVGVQVLPRGEGATHGAAALGGWQLAVSRYSRHPREAAALVMHLTSHEVQKERAIRGAYLPTQPALYRDPQVLAAVPFFGSLYPVLQTATPRPATVTGPKYDAVSSAVWQAGHEVLAGTTPPEQATKALEQRLLQLRGRRW from the coding sequence ATGATGAGACGCAGGGTGGCGCAGGGCATGGTGGCCGGGCTGCTGGGACTGGCCGCCGGGGCGGCGCAGGCGGTGACGCTGACGCTGTCCTGCGGCACGGTGGGGCGGGACTTCGAGTTCTGCAAGGCGGCGGCGCAAGCCTGGGCGGCGCGCACGGGCCACACGGTGCGCTTCTTCACCACGCCGCAGTCGTCCACCGACCTGCTGGCGCTGCTGCGACAGATCCTCTCGGCGCGCAGCCCGGACCTGGATGTGATCACCATCGATGTGGTCTGGCCCGGGCTGGTGAAGGCGCACCTGCAGGACCTGCGGCCCTACAGCGGTGGGGCGGAGCAGGCGCACTTTGCCTCGCAGCTGGCGATCGACCGGGATGGCAACCGCCTGCTCGCGATGCCCTGGTATGCCGACGCCGGGCTGCTCTACTACCGGCGCGACCTGCTTGAGAAGTACGACGAGCAGCCGCCGGCCACCTGGGAGGCGCTGGCGGCCACGGCGGCGAGGATCCAGGACGCGGAGCGGCGCGCCGGGCGGCCGGGCATGCAGGGCTGGCTGTTCCAGGGGCGGGCCTATGAGGGCCTGACCTGCAACCTGCTGGAGTGGGTGGCCAGCCACGGCGGCGGGCGCATCGTCGAGGACGATGGGCGGGTGTCGGTCCACAACCCGCGGGCCCAGCAGGCGCTGCGCATGGCGGCATCCTGGGTGGGGCGCATCAGCCCGGCCGGGGTGCTGAACCATGCCGAGGAGGACAGCCGGCGGCTGTTCCAGAACGGCAACGCGCTGTTCATGCGCAACTGGCCCTACGCCTGGGCACTGCTGCAGGCCCCGGGCAGCGCGGTGGCGGGCAAGGTGGGGGTGCAGGTGCTGCCGCGTGGCGAGGGCGCAACCCACGGCGCCGCGGCGCTGGGCGGTTGGCAACTGGCGGTGAGCCGCTACTCGCGCCACCCGCGCGAGGCGGCGGCGCTGGTGATGCACCTGACCAGCCACGAGGTGCAGAAGGAGCGCGCGATCCGCGGTGCCTACCTGCCCACGCAGCCAGCCCTGTACCGGGACCCGCAGGTGCTGGCTGCGGTGCCCTTCTTCGGCAGCCTCTACCCGGTGTTGCAGACGGCCACGCCGCGGCCCGCCACGGTGACCGGCCCGAAGTACGACGCCGTCAGCAGCGCCGTCTGGCAGGCCGGGCATGAGGTGCTGGCCGGCACGACCCCGCCCGAGCAGGCGACCAAGGCGCTGGAGCAGCGGCTGCTGCAGTTGCGCGGGCGGCGCTGGTAG
- a CDS encoding quinoprotein dehydrogenase-associated SoxYZ-like carrier → MTPPLAGADTVHPDRRRLLAAAALLACSPWAPRAAAAPGGLPSQIDHDGSSPEWERLRERLFGGRPLATGAASQVQLIVPLRAAYGASVPVKIVSRLPQAPDRFVRRLTLLVDKNPSPLAATLDLTPALGQADFETRLRVDEYGHMRVISELSDGSLHLASRYVKVSGGCSAPPNRETQHLIGQTRLRLPEGLRPAGQPTPAEVSVVHPNDTGFELNQVTVMFIPPHFVRSIRVRYDGERLFDAEGDFSLSENPSWRFHFLPRRSADGRAEGRLTAEVEDSKEGRFRGALDLTGQPGAAAS, encoded by the coding sequence ATGACCCCGCCCCTCGCGGGTGCCGACACCGTGCACCCGGACCGCCGCCGCCTGTTGGCCGCTGCTGCCCTGCTGGCCTGTTCGCCCTGGGCGCCCCGGGCCGCTGCAGCGCCGGGCGGCCTGCCCAGCCAGATCGACCACGACGGCAGCTCGCCCGAATGGGAGCGCCTGCGTGAGCGGCTGTTCGGCGGGCGGCCGCTCGCCACCGGTGCGGCCAGCCAGGTTCAGCTCATCGTGCCGCTGCGGGCGGCCTATGGCGCTTCGGTGCCGGTGAAGATCGTCTCGCGGCTGCCGCAGGCGCCCGATCGCTTCGTGCGCCGCCTGACCCTGCTGGTGGACAAGAACCCCTCGCCGTTGGCCGCCACGCTCGACCTGACACCCGCGCTCGGCCAGGCGGACTTCGAGACCCGCCTGCGCGTGGACGAGTATGGCCACATGCGCGTGATCAGCGAGCTCAGCGACGGCAGCCTGCACCTCGCCTCACGTTACGTGAAGGTCTCCGGCGGCTGCAGCGCCCCGCCCAACCGCGAGACGCAGCACCTGATCGGCCAGACGCGCTTGCGGCTGCCCGAGGGCCTGCGCCCTGCCGGCCAGCCCACCCCGGCCGAGGTCAGCGTGGTGCACCCCAATGACACCGGGTTCGAGTTGAACCAGGTCACGGTGATGTTCATCCCGCCGCACTTCGTGCGCTCGATCCGGGTGCGCTACGACGGCGAGCGCCTGTTCGACGCCGAGGGCGACTTCTCGCTCAGCGAGAACCCCAGCTGGCGCTTCCACTTCCTGCCGCGCCGCTCGGCGGACGGGCGTGCCGAGGGCCGGCTCACCGCCGAGGTGGAGGACAGCAAGGAAGGGCGCTTCCGTGGGGCACTCGATTTGACGGGGCAGCCCGGGGCGGCAGCGTCGTGA
- a CDS encoding chorismate-binding protein, whose product MTSLQEPFALLDDASASDAAPTSRLYTGFVREHRCSDPADLDATWAAVQADLRAPEPLHAVLLADYEWGARLIGAAHRPPPADEPAALRVLMFRRLQRLSAEAVTAWLAGQDDGAPAGTLGLTPSVDDAAFDAAIAAIHAAIADGETYQVNYTYRLDGHVWGEPLALYRRLRERQPVPYGALIALPARADDARRWVLSRSPELFLRHEAGVVTARPMKGTARRVAGDPLGDSETARELAGDIKNRAENLMIVDLLRNDLGRIAQIGSVQVPQLFEIEPYATVFQMTSTVMARLQPAVDLPALLRATFPCGSITGAPKRHTMHWIERLESTPRGLYCGAIGWADAAADLSQRCEDFCLNVAIRTLTLGEPNHDLHPGLRPLRLGVGAGIVMDSVAADERAECRLKARFLTALDPGFELFETMRGEPHYGIALLDEHLARLARSAQELGFAFDAEAARALLDEATQALTGPTRLRLALAHDGQLNLRQAPLAPLPAERDGAYDGGHGAPVRLIVSPQRLPDAAPLAAFKTTLRAHYDAGVTAAEAQGAFDSLFFTRDGRLVEGGRSSVFLRLDGRWWTPPVSDGALPGVMRAQLLADPLVAAGERSLTLADLRRAEAIWVSNALRGVLRAELAPGLLADPLVAETAIQAN is encoded by the coding sequence ATGACTAGCCTTCAGGAACCCTTCGCGCTGCTCGACGACGCCAGCGCCAGCGACGCCGCACCGACCAGCCGGCTCTACACCGGCTTCGTGCGCGAGCACCGCTGCAGCGACCCGGCCGACCTGGATGCCACCTGGGCGGCGGTGCAGGCCGATCTCCGTGCGCCGGAACCCCTGCACGCCGTGCTGCTGGCCGACTACGAATGGGGCGCGCGGCTGATCGGCGCTGCGCACCGCCCGCCGCCGGCCGACGAGCCGGCCGCGCTGCGGGTGCTGATGTTCCGTCGGCTGCAGCGGCTGTCGGCCGAGGCGGTGACCGCCTGGCTGGCCGGGCAGGACGACGGCGCCCCGGCCGGCACGCTGGGCCTGACGCCGAGCGTGGACGACGCGGCCTTCGATGCGGCCATCGCCGCCATCCACGCCGCCATCGCCGATGGCGAGACCTACCAGGTCAACTACACCTACCGCCTCGACGGCCACGTCTGGGGCGAGCCGCTGGCGCTGTACCGCCGGCTGCGCGAGCGCCAGCCGGTGCCCTACGGTGCGCTGATCGCCCTGCCCGCGCGCGCCGACGACGCGCGGCGCTGGGTGCTGAGCCGCTCGCCGGAGCTCTTCCTGCGCCACGAGGCCGGCGTCGTCACCGCCCGGCCGATGAAGGGCACCGCGCGGCGCGTGGCCGGAGACCCGCTGGGCGACAGCGAAACCGCCCGCGAGCTGGCCGGCGACATCAAGAACCGGGCCGAGAACCTGATGATCGTCGACCTGCTGCGCAATGACCTGGGCCGCATCGCGCAAATCGGCTCGGTCCAGGTACCCCAGCTCTTCGAGATCGAGCCCTACGCCACCGTCTTCCAGATGACCTCCACCGTGATGGCCCGGCTGCAGCCGGCGGTGGACCTGCCCGCGCTGCTGCGCGCCACCTTCCCCTGCGGCTCGATCACCGGCGCGCCCAAGCGGCACACGATGCACTGGATCGAGCGGCTGGAGTCCACCCCGCGCGGCCTGTACTGCGGCGCGATCGGATGGGCGGACGCAGCCGCGGACCTCAGCCAGCGCTGCGAGGACTTCTGCCTCAACGTCGCCATCCGCACCCTGACGCTGGGCGAGCCGAACCACGACCTGCACCCTGGCCTGCGCCCCCTGCGGCTGGGCGTGGGCGCCGGCATCGTGATGGACAGCGTGGCCGCCGACGAACGCGCCGAATGCCGGCTGAAGGCGCGCTTCCTCACCGCGCTGGACCCGGGCTTCGAGCTGTTCGAGACGATGCGCGGCGAGCCTCACTACGGCATCGCCCTGCTGGATGAACACCTGGCCCGGCTCGCGCGCAGTGCGCAGGAATTGGGCTTTGCCTTCGATGCGGAGGCCGCCCGCGCCCTCCTGGACGAAGCCACGCAGGCACTGACCGGCCCGACCCGGCTGCGCCTGGCGCTGGCGCACGACGGCCAGCTCAACCTGCGCCAGGCGCCGTTGGCCCCACTGCCCGCCGAGCGCGACGGCGCGTACGACGGTGGACACGGCGCGCCGGTGCGGCTGATCGTCTCGCCGCAGCGCCTGCCCGATGCCGCACCGCTGGCGGCCTTCAAGACCACGCTGCGCGCGCACTACGATGCGGGCGTCACGGCCGCGGAGGCGCAGGGCGCCTTCGACAGCCTGTTCTTCACGCGCGACGGCCGGCTGGTGGAGGGCGGGCGCAGCAGCGTCTTCCTGCGCCTGGACGGCCGCTGGTGGACCCCGCCGGTGAGCGACGGCGCCCTGCCTGGCGTGATGCGCGCCCAGCTGCTGGCCGACCCGCTCGTGGCGGCCGGCGAGCGCAGCCTGACCCTGGCCGACCTGCGGCGCGCCGAGGCGATCTGGGTCAGCAACGCCCTGCGCGGCGTGCTGCGCGCCGAACTGGCCCCGGGTCTACTTGCAGACCCGCTGGTGGCCGAGACCGCGATCCAGGCGAACTGA
- a CDS encoding HAD family hydrolase, producing the protein MQLALFDLDHTLIPFDSGMAWTEWLAARGVLPADAPQRHLDCCREYVAGRQDICGLHRATVAPIAHLDPVELERLAQGFAAAMLPRLPAASHALVARHHRAGHRCVLVTATTRFIGEVFASLFGLHDLIATESARDDAGHLTGEIVGDPCWGPHKIAHVEGWLARQAAPRLADCAFSAFYSDAASDLPLLQAVQQPVAVRPDERLRGEALARGWQILHA; encoded by the coding sequence ATGCAGCTGGCCCTGTTCGACCTGGACCACACGCTGATCCCCTTCGACAGCGGCATGGCCTGGACCGAGTGGCTGGCCGCCCGGGGCGTGCTACCGGCCGACGCCCCGCAGCGCCACCTGGACTGCTGCCGCGAGTACGTCGCCGGTCGGCAAGACATCTGCGGCCTGCACCGCGCCACCGTCGCACCGATCGCCCACCTCGACCCGGTGGAGCTGGAGCGGCTGGCGCAGGGCTTTGCCGCGGCGATGTTGCCTCGGCTGCCCGCCGCCTCGCATGCCCTGGTGGCCCGCCACCACCGCGCCGGGCATCGTTGCGTGCTGGTCACCGCGACCACCCGCTTCATCGGCGAAGTCTTCGCCAGCCTGTTCGGGCTGCATGACCTGATTGCCACCGAATCGGCGCGCGACGACGCCGGCCACCTCACCGGCGAGATCGTCGGCGACCCCTGCTGGGGCCCGCACAAGATTGCCCACGTGGAAGGCTGGCTGGCCCGGCAGGCCGCCCCGCGACTGGCCGACTGCGCCTTCAGCGCCTTCTACAGCGACGCCGCCAGCGACCTGCCGCTGCTGCAGGCCGTGCAGCAGCCGGTGGCGGTGCGGCCGGACGAGCGGCTGCGCGGCGAGGCGCTGGCACGCGGCTGGCAAATCCTCCACGCCTGA